The Paraburkholderia fungorum genome window below encodes:
- a CDS encoding AraC family transcriptional regulator gives MTDPLAEVVLLLQPGAPFSKVVSGSGAWRVRRFDVGQPFYWAILEGSCRLSVEGQEPLDLHEGDFVLIPSSSGFAVSSAEPAPPDDLDTVPVALLDGKFRLGDQSGPANVLMLVGHCVFGSPDAALLVSLLPQLVHVRGEKRLATLMQLVGEESRARRPAREVVLERLMEVLLIEALRSTAGMGTAPGLLRGLADARLAVAIRQMHESPTRAWTVAQLAKEAALSRSAFFARFTQALGVAPMEYLLAWRMALAKNLLLRNEVSVSEVAQRVGYSSASTFSVAFTRHVGLPPSRYAMTQIESALVL, from the coding sequence GTGACCGATCCGCTTGCCGAAGTTGTGCTGCTGCTCCAGCCTGGCGCACCGTTTTCGAAGGTCGTCAGCGGATCGGGGGCGTGGCGTGTTCGACGTTTCGACGTCGGGCAGCCCTTCTACTGGGCGATCCTCGAAGGTTCGTGCCGCCTGAGTGTCGAAGGACAGGAACCGCTCGATCTCCACGAAGGCGACTTCGTTCTGATTCCTTCGTCGTCCGGGTTCGCGGTGTCGAGTGCCGAACCGGCTCCACCGGACGACCTCGATACCGTTCCCGTCGCGTTGCTCGACGGCAAGTTCCGGCTCGGCGATCAGAGCGGCCCGGCTAATGTTCTGATGCTGGTGGGACATTGCGTCTTCGGTTCGCCGGATGCTGCGTTGCTGGTTTCGCTGCTTCCGCAACTCGTTCACGTTCGCGGCGAGAAGCGGCTCGCGACGCTCATGCAGCTTGTCGGCGAGGAATCCCGCGCACGACGTCCTGCCCGCGAGGTGGTACTGGAAAGGCTAATGGAGGTACTTCTGATCGAAGCGCTCAGGTCGACGGCGGGCATGGGAACGGCGCCTGGTTTATTGCGTGGACTCGCCGATGCCCGACTCGCGGTCGCGATCCGGCAGATGCATGAGAGCCCCACCCGCGCATGGACGGTCGCGCAACTCGCGAAAGAAGCCGCGTTATCCCGCTCGGCATTCTTCGCGCGATTCACTCAGGCGTTAGGCGTCGCGCCGATGGAGTACCTGCTCGCGTGGCGCATGGCATTGGCGAAGAACCTGCTGCTGCGCAACGAGGTGAGCGTCTCGGAAGTCGCGCAACGGGTCGGCTATAGCTCCGCGAGCACGTTCAGCGTTGCGTTCACCCGTCATGTGGGATTGCCGCCGTCGCGATATGCGATGACGCAGATCGAATCCGCACTCGTTCTTTAA